In Labeo rohita strain BAU-BD-2019 chromosome 16, IGBB_LRoh.1.0, whole genome shotgun sequence, one DNA window encodes the following:
- the vsig10l gene encoding V-set and immunoglobulin domain-containing protein 10-like, with product MVKIKTLTDQDYFEFVDMQTRFSLICVLLFFITGNVCKLTISPTEPVSVEALVGTNVTLSVSHAGVVQPEVMWFMGGFLVAKWTVGNSSPSGGASDFFKQELDGSLTLMNVSLRNNNTYTVEMTKILEEKVSATFYLFVYDIIMNVSLHTDPPDAVEGEVRFALYYSTLQGEAKEMQWFFNGLQLKNGPHYSISGKKLTINQPSRSDTGRYTVSLTNPFSSETQYRDITVLYGPDTPVLKVSPTKAVFVLGESLFLSCQAEGEPPPSATWFFNGKSIAASSTGTVHLTNVKTSQSGVYTCVMINSRTGAKLQRNVTVTVYESPSGEPHCSIQAVNGDTALQFLCLWPGGAPEARLSFPSLNANASGYGNYSMTVNDIQRLNGQEITCKAEHPLIQTQCSVTPRGPGHFHSEILTRMSQDEQTLVVIHCSAEATPEAFVHWIKNGSLLQNGPKYQISTSTTQLFIYDFNVTTDLDTYTCTAINPLGNKTEDTTLLGPQISNSSVFVSSTRTEVTLSWGIPLTSVITGFDIQMKGPDLSSPSQPKHSIRSDFLTIQMMPASARTTSVSGINPESTYYFRIIPKAGRSTGEQSEQHRIGPAPGLSGAAIAGIAAGIPCALFVILIVLAFIYCARRDRIPRYPVSRAAEKAVTSQSTLNPHRLLRARLKPPPEYRRQQPERLTPLPSVRMATTV from the exons ATGGTCAAAATTAAAACTCTGACAGATCAGGATTATTTTGAGTTTGTCGACATGCAGACGCGGTTTAGCTTgatttgtgttcttttgtttttcattacag GTAATGTGTGTAAACTGACCATCTCACCCACGGAACCCGTATCCGTTGAAGCTCTTGTGGGCACCAATGTGACCCTCAGCGTGTCTCACGCTGGTGTCGTTCAGCCTGAGGTGATGTGGTTTATGGGAGGTTTTCTGGTTGCCAAATGGACCGTTGGTAACAGCTCGCCTTCAGGTGGTGCTTCAGACTTTTTTAAACAAGAACTAGATGGATCCCTCACCTTAATGAACGTGTCGCTTCGTAATAATAATACCTACACTGTGGAAATGACAAAAATTTTGGAGGAAAAGGTCAGCGCTACATTTTACCTCTTTGTTTATG ATATCATCATGAATGTATCCCTGCACACTGATCCACCAGACGCTGTTGAGGGTGAAGTGAGGTTTGCCTTGTATTACAGCACATTGCAAGGGGAGGCCAAAGAGATGCAGTGGTTCTTTAATGGGCTTCAGTTAAAAAATGGACCTCATTATTCCATCAGCGGGAAGAAACTCACTATAAACCAGCCCAGCAGGAGCGACACGGGCCGCTACACTGTATCACTAACCAACCCGTTCAGCTCTGAGACGCAATACAGGGACATCACAGTGCTGT ATGGACCCGATACACCAGTTCTCAAGGTCAGTCCCACAAAAGCGGTCTTTGTTTTGGGAGAGTCTCTGTTCCTCTCCTGTCAGGCCGAGGGTGAACCGCCTCCCTCCGCCACATGGTTTTTCAATGGCAAGTCTATTGCAGCGTCTTCAACGGGAACAGTCCATCTCACCAATGTTAAGACGAGTCAAAGCGGTGTTTACACTTGCGTGATGATCAACAGCAGAACTGGGGCGAAACTTCAGAGAAACGTCACTGTTACTGTCTATG AGTCTCCCAGCGGTGAGCCACACTGTTCAATACAGGCTGTGAATGGAGACACAGCGCTGCAGTTCCTCTGTCTGTGGCCAGGCGGCGCTCCAGAAGCACGGTTGTCGTTTCCCAGCCTGAACGCCAATGCAAGTGGATATGGCAATTACAGCATGACTGTAAATGACATTCAGAGGCTAAACGGACAAGAAATCACCTGTAAAGCTGAGCATCCTCTAATTCAGACACAATGCAGTGTCACTCCTC GTGGCCCTGGgcattttcactcagaaattttAACCAGAATGAGTCAAGATGAACAGACGCTGGTTGTGATCCACTGCTCTGCTGAAGCCACACCTGAAGCCTTTGTGCACTGGATCAAGAATGGAAGCCTCTTGCAAAATGGACCAAAATACCAGATCAGTACAAGCACAACTCAActgtttatttatgattttaatgtcaCTACAGATCTCGACACCTACACCTGCACTGCCATCAACCCTCTCGGCAACAAAACTGAGGACACTACACTGCTAG GCCCTCAGATCTCAAATTCAAGTGTTTTTGTGAGTAGCACTCGGACAGAAGTGACTTTATCATGGGGTATTCCGCTCACCTCTGTTATTACAG GCTTTGACATCCAGATGAAAGGTCCGGACCTCTCAAGCCCATCTCAACCTAAACACAGCATCAGATCAGACTTCCTCACCATCCAAATGATGCCGGCCTCCGCCAGAACCACAAGCGTCTCTGGAATCAACCCAGAATCCACGTACTACTTCAGGATCATCCCTAAAGCTGGCAGAAGCACAGGAGAACAGTCAGAGCAACATCGGATCGGACCAG CTCCAGGACTCAGTGGAGCTGCTATCGCTGGTATCGCTGCTGGGATCCCCTGTGCTCTTTTTGTCATCCTCATTGTGCTGGCCTTCATCTACTGTGCAAGACGTG ACCGAATCCCCAGGTATCCTGTATCAAGAGCAGCGGAGAAG GCTGTCACATCTCAGTCTACTCTGAATCCTCATCGTCTGCTGAGAGCCAGACTCAAACCACCGCCTGAGTACAGACGTCAGCAG cCTGAGCGATTGACTCCTTTGCCTTCTGTGAGAATGGCCACCACCGTCTGA